In one Musa acuminata AAA Group cultivar baxijiao chromosome BXJ2-5, Cavendish_Baxijiao_AAA, whole genome shotgun sequence genomic region, the following are encoded:
- the LOC135611698 gene encoding putative calcium-binding protein CML19, whose product MSSRKLLRRPCLFSSSHAVEYKSSRPRTSSATSTSHQLSAYMASPRSNVTGLDAVFRFFDKDGDGKISAAELTLCMRTVGEELSLEDAEAFVALVDGDGDGLLGFEEFVKVVEVEGEEETERGLRAAFEMYESEGEGCITPRSLKRMLSRLGTSSGIHECAAMICRYDLDGDGVLSFEEFRSMMTMV is encoded by the coding sequence ATGAGCTCAAGGAAACTTCTCCGCAGACCATGTCTCTTCTCGTCCTCGCACGCCGTTGAATATAAATCCTCTCGACCGAGAACCTCGTCTGCAACCTCCACCTCTCATCAGCTCTCAGCTTACATGGCGTCTCCTCGCTCCAACGTCACGGGCCTCGACGCAGTCTTCCGCTTCTTCGACAAAGACGGCGACGGGAAGATCTCCGCCGCGGAGCTGACCCTCTGCATGAGGACGGTCGGCGAGGAGTTGTCCCTCGAGGACGCCGAGGCCTTCGTCGCGTTAGTAGACGGCGACGGGGACGGGCTGCTGGGGTTCGAGGAGTTTGTGAAGGTGGTGGAGGTGGAGGGGGAGGAAGAGACGGAGAGAGGCTTGAGAGCGGCGTTCGAGATGTACGAGAGCGAAGGGGAGGGCTGCATTACGCCCCGGAGCCTGAAGCGGATGCTCAGCCGGCTGGGCACTTCGAGTGGCATCCACGAGTGCGCGGCCATGATCTGCAGGTACGATCTCGACGGCGATGGAGTGCTGAGCTTTGAAGAGTTCAGAAGCATGATGACGATGGTGTGA